A DNA window from Microcystis aeruginosa NIES-843 contains the following coding sequences:
- a CDS encoding Rpn family recombination-promoting nuclease/putative transposase, giving the protein MKTDTIFYQLFQSFPSIFFELIQLPISEANNYRFDSVEVKQLSFRLDGVFLPQNNHPQTPIYFCEVQFQEDEAFYQRFFTEIFLYLSKTDLTNDWRGVIVYPNPQVETDKVQRYRELLNSERVRRIYLNELENIPQTSIGLATVQLITLSKAKAIDSTRKLIQRVRQELTPDQKPQELLQLIETILVYKLPLLNRREIETMFSLDELKQTQYFQDVREEARQEGRQEGIEQGIEQGIEQGIEQGIEQGIEQGRLNKALEAVPRLLALGLSVEQVASALELEVEQVRAIQNGT; this is encoded by the coding sequence ATGAAAACTGACACGATTTTTTATCAACTCTTTCAATCATTCCCCTCTATCTTCTTTGAATTAATTCAACTCCCTATCAGCGAAGCGAATAACTACCGCTTTGACTCAGTGGAAGTCAAACAACTTTCCTTTCGTCTTGATGGAGTCTTTCTGCCTCAAAATAATCACCCCCAGACTCCTATCTACTTCTGTGAGGTACAATTTCAAGAAGATGAGGCTTTTTATCAGCGCTTTTTCACCGAAATATTCTTATATCTCAGTAAAACTGACTTAACCAATGATTGGCGGGGTGTGATTGTCTATCCTAACCCTCAAGTAGAAACCGATAAAGTTCAACGCTATCGGGAACTTCTCAACTCCGAGCGAGTGAGACGGATTTATCTGAATGAATTAGAAAACATTCCTCAAACTTCGATTGGTTTAGCTACAGTCCAATTAATCACCCTATCTAAAGCAAAAGCGATTGATAGCACCCGAAAATTAATCCAAAGAGTGCGGCAAGAATTAACCCCCGACCAAAAACCGCAAGAACTCTTACAATTAATAGAGACGATTCTCGTTTATAAGTTACCGCTTCTCAATCGTCGGGAGATAGAAACTATGTTTAGTTTAGATGAATTAAAACAGACTCAGTATTTTCAAGATGTGCGCGAAGAAGCGCGTCAGGAAGGTCGTCAGGAAGGCATTGAGCAAGGCATTGAGCAAGGCATTGAGCAAGGCATTGAGCAAGGCATTGAGCAAGGTATTGAGCAAGGCAGACTAAACAAAGCACTAGAGGCGGTCCCTCGTTTGTTAGCCTTAGGGTTAAGTGTTGAGCAAGTCGCATCCGCGTTAGAGTTAGAGGTTGAACAGGTTAGAGCTATACAAAACGGGACATAA